The sequence below is a genomic window from Mycobacterium sp. ITM-2016-00316.
GTGATGTTCGTCGTCATCAACGTCGCCTACTTTGCCTACGGGCTGGGTTTCACCGTGATCAGGATGTCCGGAGCGGCCACGTCGGTGGCCTGCCCGTGGCCCTATCCGGAAGCGAAAGTATATGACCCACAGGGCTATTACGAGGAGAACGGCGCTCAGGGGCCCTTTGCGGTGGGCATCATGTCCACGTGGATGACCGGCCAACCCGACGGCAGGCCAGAGGTCGTGCCGGGGTCTCGCGGCGACCGGTGCGCACCGGAGTCGGCCGGTGACTGAGCCGCGAAGTGTCGTGATCACCGGCGCGTCCAGGGGGCTGGGGCTGGCATCGGCCGTGCACCTGTACCGGGCCGGCTGGCAGATCGTCGCCGCCATGCGGTCCCCGGACACCGGGATGCTGCGCCTGCGTGAAGCCACCGGCGCCGCCGAGGACGATCCGAGGCTGATCGGCGTGCCACTCGACCTCGACGACGAGGCCTCCGTGACCACGGCGGCGGCGCTGATCGAGGCCGCCGTCGGCGCACCGTACGCGATCGTCCACAACGCAGGCATCTCTGCCGCCGGCATGGTCGAAGAGACCCCGATGAAACTGTGGGAGAGGATGTTCAGCACCCACGTGCTGGGCCCGGTGCTGCTGACCAAGACCTTGCTGCCGTCGATGCGGGCGGCCGGACGGGGCCGGATCGTCCTGATCTCCAGCCAGGGTGGCGTGCGCGGTATGCCCTCGATCGCTGCCTATTCGGCGGCCAAAGGGGCGCTGGAGCGCTGGGGTGAATCGATGGCCGGGGAAGTCGCATCGTTCGGTATCGGCGTGACGATCCTGGTGACCGGCACCTATGACACCGACATCATCACCGATGCCGGCACCACCGATTGCCGGGATTTCGACGGCCCCTACGCGCGGCATCACGCCACCATCGACCGGCGCGGCCGGCTCGCCATGAAACTTGCCCGCCCGCCGGAAATCTTCGCCGCGGGCCTCGCCGAGGCGCTCGAGGACACGGCCGCGTTCGTCCGACGGCCCGTCGGACCGGATGCCCGAATGCTGCTGATAGCCAACAGAATTCTACCGAGCGCCGGCGTGCACCACCTGGCCCGGCTGGCCATGGGTCTGCCCCGGATGGGATCCATGAAGATCGGTGCGCCCGCACCGCCACCCCCGCCCGCCGACGTCCCCGACGAGGAAGAAGTTCGAGCGCATGGCTGAGACCACCGTCCGGCACGAAACCAGAATGCTGATCGATGGCAGACTCGTCGAGGGCGCGGCGGGCGCATTCACCAATATCAACCCGGCCACCGAAGAGGTGATCGGCGAGGTCACCGACGCATCGACAGCCGACATGCGCCGCGCCATCGATGCCTCCCGACGGGCCTTTGACGACACCGACTGGTCGACCGACCACGCCCTGCGGCAACGGTGCCTGCTCCAGTTGCAGGAGGCGCTGGAAGCCGAGCGCGAGGAATTGCGCGAGGAACTGATCTCCGAGGTCGGTTGCCCACGCGCACTCACCTATGGACCGCAACTGGACGCGCCACTCAGCGATGCGCTCACCTACCCGGCCGAGCTCATCGACGAATACCCGTGGGAAACCTCGCTGGGGGACGCTCTGGTGTCGGTGACCGGGGTGAACACCACCCGCGAGGTTTGGCGTGAACCGGTGGGAGTGGTGGGCGCGATCGTGCCGTGGAACTTCCCGTTCGAGGTCACCATCCATAAGCTCGGGCAGGCACTGGCCACCGGGAACACCGTGATCCTCAAGCCGGCGCCGAACACACCGTTCAACGCGACCCGCGTCGGCCGGCTGATCGCCGAGCACACCGACATCCCGGCCGGTGTCGTCAACATCGTCACGGCCTCGGATCATCTTGTCGGCGAGGAGTTGACGCTCTCACCCAAGGTGGACCTCATCTCCTTCACCGGGTCCACCATCGTCGGTATGCGCATCATGGCAAAGGGTGCGGCCACCATGAAGCGGCTGTTCCTCGAACTCGGGGGCAAGTCGGCCACCATCGTGCTGGAGGACGCCGATTTCGCACTCGGTTGCATGATGGGCATCGCACCCTGCGTGCACGCCGGCCAGGGTTGTGCGAACCCGACCCGGCTGCTGCTGCCGCGCTCGCGTTACGACGAGGGCATCGAGATTCTCAGGGGCATCTATGAAGGGGTGCAACCCGGCGATCCGCAGGATGCCGCAACGCTGTGTGGTCCGGTGATCTCCGATCGGCAACGTGCCCGGATCCGTGGCCACATCGAGCAGGGTGTGGCCGAAGGGGCACGCCTGGTGGTCGGCGGCTCCGAGCAGCCCGACGGCTTGAACAAGGGATTCTTCGTCAAACCAACACTTTTCGCCGATGTCGACAATTCGATGACGATCGCGCAGGAAGAAATCTTCGGACCTGTGCTTTCGGTGATCGCCTACGAGGACGAGGACGACGCGGTACGCATCGCCAACGACAGCCCGTACGGGCTGGCAGGCAACGTCATGTCCGGATCGCTCGATCACGCACTGGCGGTGGCCAAGCGGCTGCGCGCGGGGTTCATCGGGGTCAATGGCACCGCGGGGTACGGAGCGGACACTCCGTTCGGCGGCTACAAGAACAGCGGGGTCGGCCGGCAGAACGGCACAGCCGGCTTCGACCAGTACACCGAGATCAAATCCATCGCCTACCCGGCGACCTGAGGAGTCAGTAACCGTGGAACAACTTTTCGACGACCTGGAGGACTTCGGTTCCTTCGATGACGCCATCTCCGGGGACGTGCGCGACCCCTATACCGAGATGGCCCGGCTGCGCCGGGAGGAGCCGGTACAGCGGCTGGACACCTCCGGGATGCTGCCGCACGAGGAATCGCTGCCGATGTTCATCGTGTACCGGCACGAAGAGGTGCAGCAGATGCTGCGCGACGACGAGACGTTCTCGTCGGCCGGCGTCATCGCGGCCTTCGGCCCGGTACTGGGGGAGCGGGTGATGCTCGGGATGGACGAACCGGTGCACGGCCGGTTGCGGGCACTGGTGCAGAAGGCCTTCACCCAGAAGTCGCTGGCGCGCTGGGAAGATGAACTCGTCGGTCGAATCGGTAATGCGCTGATCGACACGTTCGAGGCGAACGGTAAAGCAGATCTGGTGAAGGAGTTCACCTTCGACTATCCCAGCCAGATCATCGCCGGACTGCTGGGGCTCCCGGAGGAGGACTTCCCGCAGTTTCAGCGGTGGTCGATTTCGCTGCTGAGCTGGTTGATGAACCCCGAGCGCGGACTCGCGGCGTCGGCGGCGCTGTGCGACTACTTCGCCCCGATCCTGGCGGCCCGACGCGCCGAACCCAAGGACGATCTGATCAGCGCACTTGCCGCCGCCGAGATCGACGGGAACAAGCTCGAAGACGAGGAGATCTTCTCGTTCCTGCGGCTGCTGCTTCCGGCCGGCGTCGAGACCACCTACCGGTCGCTGGGTAGCCTGCTTTTCGCGCTGCTCTCCGACCCCGCTCAGCTGGCGGCGATCCGGGCCGACCGGACCCTGCTGCCGCAGGCCATCGAGGAGGGTGTGCGCTGGGAGTCTCCGCTGCTCACCATCACCCGGGTGGCGACCCGCGATACCGAACTCGGTGGTGTGCAGATCCCGGCGGGTGCCACGGTGATGCCGATGCTGGGCGCGGCCAACCGTCAGGACGACCGCTACCCGAACCCGGATACCTTCGACATCTTCCGCAAGCAGAAGGCCAACGTCGGCTGGGGGTACGGCGTGCACGT
It includes:
- a CDS encoding SDR family oxidoreductase yields the protein MTEPRSVVITGASRGLGLASAVHLYRAGWQIVAAMRSPDTGMLRLREATGAAEDDPRLIGVPLDLDDEASVTTAAALIEAAVGAPYAIVHNAGISAAGMVEETPMKLWERMFSTHVLGPVLLTKTLLPSMRAAGRGRIVLISSQGGVRGMPSIAAYSAAKGALERWGESMAGEVASFGIGVTILVTGTYDTDIITDAGTTDCRDFDGPYARHHATIDRRGRLAMKLARPPEIFAAGLAEALEDTAAFVRRPVGPDARMLLIANRILPSAGVHHLARLAMGLPRMGSMKIGAPAPPPPPADVPDEEEVRAHG
- a CDS encoding aldehyde dehydrogenase family protein, with the protein product MAETTVRHETRMLIDGRLVEGAAGAFTNINPATEEVIGEVTDASTADMRRAIDASRRAFDDTDWSTDHALRQRCLLQLQEALEAEREELREELISEVGCPRALTYGPQLDAPLSDALTYPAELIDEYPWETSLGDALVSVTGVNTTREVWREPVGVVGAIVPWNFPFEVTIHKLGQALATGNTVILKPAPNTPFNATRVGRLIAEHTDIPAGVVNIVTASDHLVGEELTLSPKVDLISFTGSTIVGMRIMAKGAATMKRLFLELGGKSATIVLEDADFALGCMMGIAPCVHAGQGCANPTRLLLPRSRYDEGIEILRGIYEGVQPGDPQDAATLCGPVISDRQRARIRGHIEQGVAEGARLVVGGSEQPDGLNKGFFVKPTLFADVDNSMTIAQEEIFGPVLSVIAYEDEDDAVRIANDSPYGLAGNVMSGSLDHALAVAKRLRAGFIGVNGTAGYGADTPFGGYKNSGVGRQNGTAGFDQYTEIKSIAYPAT
- a CDS encoding cytochrome P450 encodes the protein MEQLFDDLEDFGSFDDAISGDVRDPYTEMARLRREEPVQRLDTSGMLPHEESLPMFIVYRHEEVQQMLRDDETFSSAGVIAAFGPVLGERVMLGMDEPVHGRLRALVQKAFTQKSLARWEDELVGRIGNALIDTFEANGKADLVKEFTFDYPSQIIAGLLGLPEEDFPQFQRWSISLLSWLMNPERGLAASAALCDYFAPILAARRAEPKDDLISALAAAEIDGNKLEDEEIFSFLRLLLPAGVETTYRSLGSLLFALLSDPAQLAAIRADRTLLPQAIEEGVRWESPLLTITRVATRDTELGGVQIPAGATVMPMLGAANRQDDRYPNPDTFDIFRKQKANVGWGYGVHVCLGMHLARLEMRTAINLLLDRLPNLRLDPDGGDPHIRGQVFRSPTALPVLFDPVSP